A single Anatilimnocola floriformis DNA region contains:
- a CDS encoding PspA/IM30 family protein produces MGLFRRLTDILSANVNELLEQYEDPELLLKQAIREMEAAVGTARENAVKVVAEEKLLARQLSAEEAAVALWRERATTAVKRGDDEVARSALVRKREHEAVSTALAKQLEEAATLGQTLRRQIESLRLRTEDARRKLVLLTARQQAAVARQRLLVEFSAAPIGEHAFQKFERLCRKVERTEAETEALAELSGDLASHDFTAEQDAREEIEGELSVLKAQLNA; encoded by the coding sequence ATGGGCCTGTTCCGTCGCTTAACCGACATCTTGTCAGCCAACGTCAACGAACTACTCGAACAGTACGAAGATCCCGAGCTTCTGCTCAAGCAAGCGATTCGCGAAATGGAAGCCGCCGTCGGCACGGCCCGCGAAAACGCAGTGAAAGTTGTTGCCGAAGAAAAGCTACTCGCGCGGCAACTCTCCGCAGAGGAAGCGGCGGTTGCCCTCTGGCGCGAGCGAGCAACGACCGCGGTCAAACGGGGCGATGACGAAGTGGCACGTAGCGCGCTCGTTCGCAAACGCGAACACGAAGCCGTCAGCACTGCCCTGGCGAAGCAACTCGAAGAAGCGGCAACGCTTGGTCAAACGCTACGGCGGCAAATCGAATCTCTCCGTTTGCGGACGGAAGATGCTCGCCGCAAGTTGGTGTTGCTCACCGCTCGCCAGCAGGCAGCCGTGGCCCGTCAGCGACTGCTCGTCGAATTCAGCGCCGCGCCGATCGGCGAACATGCGTTTCAAAAGTTCGAGCGACTCTGTCGCAAAGTCGAACGAACCGAAGCCGAGACCGAGGCGTTAGCGGAACTCAGCGGCGACCTCGCCAGTCACGACTTCACTGCCGAACAAGATGCGCGTGAAGAGATCGAAGGTGAATTGTCGGTACTCAAGGCCCAATTGAACGCCTGA
- a CDS encoding 3-ketoacyl-ACP reductase, which produces MPTPPSISNPISSGTAGRPVAIVTGGSRGIGRGIVERLAADGWAVAINFHSRRDAADELAAQLASSGGDCLVVQGDIASSADRQRVVAETLTRFGRIDLLVNNAGITSPGRKDLLEATEESWDQVLGTNLKGPFFLAQAAAREMVRLVEAGTIDRGTIINVSSISGFAVSTNRGDYCIAKAAMQMMTWLFATRLADSRILVYEICPGVIASDMTAPVQEKYDKLIADGLSPIRRWGQPGDVAAAVSMLASGALPFSTGERIHVDGGFHIQRL; this is translated from the coding sequence ATGCCAACTCCTCCTTCCATTTCCAACCCAATATCGAGCGGTACCGCAGGCCGGCCGGTGGCAATCGTCACCGGCGGCAGTCGTGGCATTGGGCGCGGCATTGTCGAACGCCTGGCTGCCGACGGCTGGGCCGTGGCGATTAACTTTCACAGCCGGCGCGATGCTGCCGATGAACTGGCAGCACAGCTGGCCAGCAGCGGCGGCGATTGTTTGGTCGTGCAAGGCGACATCGCCAGTTCGGCCGATCGGCAGCGTGTGGTGGCCGAAACGCTGACTCGCTTTGGTCGAATCGATTTGCTGGTGAACAACGCCGGCATCACTTCGCCGGGTCGTAAGGATCTGCTCGAAGCGACCGAAGAGAGTTGGGATCAGGTGCTAGGCACCAATCTTAAGGGGCCGTTCTTTCTCGCGCAAGCGGCAGCGCGGGAAATGGTTCGACTCGTGGAAGCGGGCACGATCGACCGCGGCACGATCATCAACGTCTCTTCGATTTCGGGTTTTGCGGTCTCGACCAATCGCGGCGACTACTGCATTGCCAAGGCCGCGATGCAGATGATGACCTGGCTGTTTGCCACCCGACTCGCGGATTCGCGAATTCTGGTCTACGAAATTTGCCCCGGCGTTATCGCCAGCGACATGACGGCGCCGGTGCAGGAAAAATACGACAAGCTGATTGCCGATGGCTTGTCGCCGATTCGCCGCTGGGGTCAGCCGGGCGATGTCGCAGCGGCGGTCAGCATGCTCGCCAGCGGTGCGTTGCCGTTCAGCACCGGCGAGCGAATTCATGTCGACGGCGGATTTCACATTCAGCGTTTGTAG
- a CDS encoding trypsin-like peptidase domain-containing protein, producing MPVSHSRQNQPATSSIARRRWLQGLSVACAAAAFGSGLLAPAAASEARFTPIVRAIEAARPSVVNIHGRKTVRAENASFGSEGGVKQVNGMGTGIIFDARGYIITNYHVVEGVSNIQVTLHNDRNAVAKLVAHDPKTDLAVIKIESDSPLKVVHFGTSCDLRTAEEVVAMGNAYGYEYTVTRGIVSALHRTVQVSDEQKYQDLIQTDASINPGNSGGPLFNIDGDVIGINVAVRVGAQGIGFAIPIDEALEVAARLMSIERLEQQSHGIVGKTKCDPAQRTFVVSSVRRESPGERAELQAGDIITAIGGRKVERALDVELALLGRRRTEDLNVEVIRAGSSVTTNLVLAPAAGRSTGKVALADRVWENLGLRLSPMEDQEFKQLNSRYRGGLAVQAVRPDSPASAQGIRRGDVLVGMHVWETVSLDNVSYVLDREDSSRQEPVLFYILRGSDTLYGHLRLAERPR from the coding sequence ATGCCCGTATCTCATTCACGCCAGAACCAGCCCGCCACGAGCAGCATCGCTCGCCGCCGCTGGTTGCAAGGTCTCTCCGTTGCCTGCGCCGCCGCTGCTTTTGGCAGTGGTTTGCTCGCGCCTGCCGCAGCCTCGGAAGCTCGCTTCACGCCCATCGTGCGGGCCATCGAAGCGGCTCGCCCCAGCGTCGTCAATATTCACGGCCGCAAAACCGTGCGGGCCGAAAACGCCTCGTTCGGCAGCGAAGGTGGCGTGAAGCAAGTCAACGGCATGGGCACCGGCATCATCTTCGATGCTCGCGGCTACATCATCACCAACTATCACGTGGTTGAGGGTGTCAGCAATATTCAAGTCACGCTGCACAACGACCGCAATGCAGTGGCCAAGCTCGTCGCCCACGATCCCAAGACCGACCTGGCCGTCATCAAGATCGAATCCGACTCGCCTCTCAAGGTGGTGCACTTCGGCACCAGTTGCGACCTGCGAACGGCGGAAGAAGTCGTCGCGATGGGCAACGCCTACGGTTACGAATACACCGTCACTCGCGGCATCGTCAGCGCTCTGCATCGCACGGTGCAAGTCAGCGACGAGCAAAAATATCAAGATTTGATTCAGACCGACGCCAGCATCAACCCGGGTAACTCCGGCGGTCCGCTCTTCAATATCGATGGCGACGTCATCGGCATCAATGTCGCCGTTCGCGTCGGTGCTCAGGGCATCGGCTTTGCGATTCCGATCGACGAAGCTCTGGAAGTTGCCGCGCGACTGATGAGCATCGAACGGCTTGAGCAGCAAAGCCACGGCATTGTCGGCAAGACGAAATGTGATCCCGCCCAGCGAACATTTGTGGTGAGTAGCGTTCGCCGCGAGAGCCCCGGTGAGCGGGCCGAACTGCAAGCCGGCGACATCATCACTGCCATCGGTGGTCGTAAAGTCGAACGGGCCCTTGATGTCGAGCTCGCGCTCCTCGGCCGTCGTCGCACCGAAGATCTCAACGTCGAAGTGATCCGGGCCGGCAGCTCGGTGACAACCAATCTCGTCCTCGCGCCGGCCGCTGGTCGCAGCACTGGCAAGGTTGCGCTCGCCGATCGCGTTTGGGAAAATCTCGGCCTGCGTCTCTCGCCCATGGAAGACCAGGAATTCAAACAACTCAACAGCCGTTATCGCGGCGGCCTGGCCGTGCAAGCGGTTCGGCCCGACAGCCCGGCCTCGGCCCAGGGCATTCGCCGCGGCGATGTGCTCGTCGGCATGCACGTGTGGGAAACGGTCTCGCTTGACAACGTTTCGTACGTGCTCGACCGCGAAGACTCCAGCCGCCAAGAGCCGGTGCTCTTCTACATCCTCCGCGGCAGCGACACGCTCTACGGTCATCTCCGTCTTGCCGAGCGTCCGCGCTAG
- a CDS encoding SGNH/GDSL hydrolase family protein, with amino-acid sequence MLQRSQVISGLLAAVVVMSSLSVGCGEELKIGKLKVGKVLFLGNSITLHGPAPKIGWEGNWGMAATAQEKDFVHLLSSKIATAAGGQPEVKIRNIADFERQYSTYDVRAGLKDELSLQPDLIVIAIGENVAALNTDEAKAKFKAAFADLLQELKKDGSPTIFVRSSFWANPAKDEILQSVCEDAGGIFVDNRKLGADEANYARAERKIEHAGVAAHPGDRGMQAIADALWVAIEKKGASK; translated from the coding sequence ATGCTTCAGCGTTCTCAGGTGATCTCTGGTTTGCTCGCCGCGGTGGTGGTGATGTCTTCGCTTTCGGTCGGCTGCGGAGAAGAGCTGAAAATCGGCAAGTTGAAAGTCGGGAAAGTTTTGTTTCTCGGCAACAGCATCACCCTGCATGGTCCAGCGCCAAAGATCGGCTGGGAGGGAAACTGGGGCATGGCAGCCACTGCTCAGGAAAAGGACTTTGTGCATCTGCTCTCCAGCAAAATCGCCACGGCGGCCGGTGGGCAGCCGGAAGTGAAGATCAGAAACATTGCCGATTTCGAACGTCAGTACAGCACGTACGATGTCCGCGCAGGATTAAAGGACGAACTCAGTCTGCAGCCCGATTTGATCGTCATTGCGATTGGTGAAAACGTGGCTGCGCTGAACACGGATGAAGCCAAGGCAAAATTCAAAGCCGCGTTTGCAGACTTGTTGCAAGAGTTAAAAAAGGACGGCAGCCCGACGATTTTCGTTCGCAGTTCGTTCTGGGCTAATCCCGCCAAAGACGAGATTCTGCAGTCGGTTTGCGAGGATGCCGGCGGCATTTTTGTCGACAACCGCAAGCTCGGCGCCGACGAGGCCAACTACGCCCGCGCTGAGCGCAAGATCGAGCATGCCGGAGTTGCCGCCCATCCTGGCGACCGAGGAATGCAAGCCATCGCCGACGCCCTATGGGTGGCGATCGAGAAGAAGGGGGCCAGCAAATAG
- a CDS encoding polysaccharide deacetylase family protein, whose amino-acid sequence MPTRARGCCLYVIAIALLCMAGQFSTADAEDKAEVGATRVAKWKDDRTAVFLLMFDDSWPSHFQVAAPELEKRGMTGTFYICPGKGEYEKFAKEWEEKLWKQGMVYGNHTLTHKGVKDAADADWEIGECARIIRKITPGKPDRLVSFALPGVKEGAWNLSKEGLAELLKKHNLIDRPPFNDHGAVYHWKTSEEMLKLADKAIANQGMEYLVIHGLERIKPDWGYQDFWPLKQEIFFNVLDGLQQRREKGDLWITDHISQHQYETERSTAAVKVLSTDAAAIRLELTTQADPKFYDLPLTLISRVPATWKLARVSQGDKASDVRVEESAIKFDALPGGGVIELREAKDK is encoded by the coding sequence GTGCCGACTCGTGCTCGTGGCTGTTGTCTGTATGTGATCGCCATTGCTTTGTTATGCATGGCTGGGCAGTTTTCTACGGCTGACGCGGAAGACAAAGCAGAAGTGGGCGCCACGCGCGTGGCGAAGTGGAAAGACGATCGCACGGCAGTGTTTCTGCTGATGTTCGACGACAGCTGGCCGAGCCATTTTCAGGTGGCGGCGCCCGAGCTCGAGAAGCGCGGGATGACCGGCACATTCTATATCTGCCCGGGCAAAGGGGAGTACGAAAAGTTCGCCAAGGAATGGGAAGAGAAGCTGTGGAAGCAAGGCATGGTCTACGGCAATCACACGCTCACGCACAAGGGAGTGAAGGATGCTGCCGACGCCGATTGGGAGATCGGCGAGTGTGCGCGGATCATTCGCAAGATCACGCCGGGCAAGCCCGATCGCCTCGTCTCCTTTGCGCTGCCGGGCGTGAAGGAAGGAGCCTGGAATCTATCGAAAGAGGGACTTGCCGAGCTGCTGAAGAAGCACAACCTGATCGACCGTCCGCCGTTCAACGATCACGGCGCGGTGTATCACTGGAAGACGTCGGAAGAGATGTTGAAGCTGGCCGACAAGGCGATCGCAAACCAGGGAATGGAGTACCTCGTCATTCACGGCTTGGAACGGATCAAGCCCGATTGGGGTTACCAGGACTTCTGGCCGCTCAAGCAGGAAATCTTTTTCAACGTGCTCGATGGGTTGCAGCAGCGCCGCGAGAAGGGCGACTTGTGGATCACCGATCACATTTCGCAGCATCAGTACGAAACGGAACGTAGCACGGCTGCCGTGAAAGTGCTGAGCACTGATGCAGCGGCGATTCGTCTCGAACTGACCACGCAGGCCGATCCGAAGTTCTATGACCTGCCACTGACGCTGATCAGTCGTGTGCCAGCGACGTGGAAGCTCGCACGAGTCAGCCAAGGAGACAAGGCGAGTGACGTTCGCGTAGAAGAAAGCGCAATCAAATTTGATGCGCTGCCCGGGGGAGGCGTGATCGAGTTGCGCGAAGCGAAAGACAAGTAG